A single window of Pseudomonas marginalis DNA harbors:
- a CDS encoding cytochrome c1: protein MKKLFVALMLAALPLLSFAAEHGGPELEKVDIDVSDKTAMQDGARTFANYCMGCHSAKFQRYERVADDLGIPHEMMLEKLVFTGAKIGDHMNIGMKPADAKTWFGAAPPDLTLVARVRGTDWLYGYLKSFYEDPARPYGVNNRVFPNVGMPNVLVGLQGKQVVGCKQVQVVEDGKKQYDPLTGTPLTHEACDQLKIETPGSLTDEQFDEKVKNLVTFLAYSANPVKLQHQRIGTYVLLYLAFFFVFAYLLKREYWKDVH from the coding sequence ATGAAAAAATTATTCGTTGCATTGATGCTTGCGGCGCTGCCGCTACTGTCCTTCGCTGCCGAACACGGCGGCCCGGAACTGGAAAAAGTCGATATCGACGTGTCTGACAAGACGGCTATGCAAGACGGCGCGCGTACGTTCGCCAACTACTGCATGGGCTGCCACAGCGCCAAGTTCCAGCGTTACGAGCGGGTGGCCGATGACCTCGGTATCCCCCATGAAATGATGCTGGAGAAGCTGGTGTTCACCGGTGCCAAGATCGGCGACCACATGAATATCGGCATGAAGCCTGCCGACGCCAAGACCTGGTTCGGCGCAGCACCGCCTGACTTGACGCTGGTGGCACGTGTACGCGGCACCGACTGGCTCTACGGCTACCTGAAATCCTTCTACGAGGACCCGGCGCGCCCTTATGGCGTGAACAACCGTGTGTTCCCGAACGTCGGCATGCCTAACGTTCTGGTCGGCCTGCAAGGCAAGCAAGTGGTAGGATGCAAGCAGGTTCAGGTCGTCGAAGACGGCAAGAAGCAATATGATCCGTTGACCGGGACGCCTTTGACTCATGAAGCGTGCGATCAACTGAAGATAGAAACCCCTGGTTCGTTGACTGACGAGCAGTTTGACGAGAAGGTCAAGAATCTGGTGACCTTCCTGGCCTATTCGGCCAACCCCGTCAAACTGCAACACCAGCGCATCGGGACGTATGTCTTGCTGTACCTGGCTTTCTTCTTCGTATTCGCTTATCTGCTTAAACGCGAATACTGGAAGGATGTGCATTGA
- a CDS encoding glutathione S-transferase N-terminal domain-containing protein, protein MGVTNRLACYSDPADHYSHRVRIVLAEKGVSAEIISVEVGRHPPKLIEVNPYGSLPTLVDRDLALWESTVVMEYLDERYPHPPLLPVYPVARANSRLLIHRIQRDWCGLVDLILDTRSKEAARVQARKELRESLTGVSPLFADKPFFLSEEQSLVDCCLLPILWRLPILGIELPRPAKPLLDYMERQFAREAFQASLSGVERDMR, encoded by the coding sequence ATGGGCGTGACCAATCGGTTGGCCTGTTACTCCGACCCCGCCGACCACTATTCCCACCGAGTACGCATCGTACTCGCAGAGAAGGGTGTCAGCGCCGAGATCATCAGTGTGGAGGTGGGTCGTCATCCGCCGAAACTGATCGAAGTGAACCCTTACGGCAGCTTGCCCACCCTGGTCGATCGTGACCTGGCGTTGTGGGAGTCAACCGTGGTGATGGAATATCTGGATGAGCGTTACCCGCATCCGCCTTTGCTGCCGGTGTATCCGGTGGCCCGTGCCAACAGCCGCCTGCTGATCCATCGGATCCAGCGAGATTGGTGCGGGCTGGTGGATTTGATCCTGGATACCCGCAGCAAAGAAGCCGCTCGGGTGCAGGCGCGCAAGGAATTGCGCGAGAGCCTGACCGGTGTTTCGCCGTTGTTCGCTGATAAACCTTTTTTCCTCAGTGAGGAACAAAGCTTGGTGGATTGCTGCCTATTACCCATACTCTGGCGCTTGCCGATTCTGGGCATTGAACTGCCACGGCCGGCCAAGCCGTTGCTTGATTACATGGAGCGCCAGTTTGCGCGTGAGGCTTTCCAGGCAAGTCTGTCTGGTGTCGAACGCGATATGCGCTAA
- a CDS encoding ClpXP protease specificity-enhancing factor, with product MNSSRPYLVRALYEWIVDNDCTPHMLVNSEFPAVQVPQGFASDGQIVLNVSPSAVRHLHMDNEAVSFEGRFGGVPHTLYVPIGAILGIYARENGQGMVFDLESPFEDDEVIEEEDGDDVPPPDSEPPRPSGRPSLKVVK from the coding sequence ATGAACTCCAGTCGACCTTACCTGGTCCGCGCGCTCTATGAGTGGATTGTGGATAACGATTGCACCCCGCACATGCTGGTCAATTCCGAGTTTCCTGCGGTTCAGGTACCGCAGGGGTTTGCCAGTGACGGGCAGATTGTGTTGAACGTATCACCCAGTGCCGTGCGCCACCTGCACATGGACAATGAAGCGGTAAGCTTCGAAGGGCGTTTCGGCGGTGTGCCGCACACGCTGTACGTGCCGATTGGCGCTATCCTCGGCATCTATGCCCGGGAGAACGGCCAAGGCATGGTGTTCGATCTGGAGTCGCCTTTCGAGGACGACGAAGTGATTGAAGAGGAAGACGGCGATGATGTGCCGCCACCGGATAGCGAGCCACCGCGTCCAAGCGGTCGGCCGAGTCTGAAAGTGGTGAAGTAA
- a CDS encoding FadR/GntR family transcriptional regulator, producing the protein MENASTAPRLPRKRRSLAQELVTVLSEQIRDGQLKRGDKLPTESAIMDAHGVSRTVVREAISRLQAAGQVETRHGIGTFVLDTPSPSGFRIDPATVVTLRDVLAILELRISLEVESAGLAALRRSDEQLAAMRAALDALNESAAHAGDAVASDFAFHLEIALSTGNRYFTDIMTHLGTSIIPRTRLNSARLAHDDHQHYMGRLSREHEEIYEAIARQDSDAARAAMRLHLTNSRERLRHAHEEAERAG; encoded by the coding sequence ATGGAAAACGCCAGCACCGCCCCTCGTCTTCCCCGCAAGCGCCGCAGCCTTGCCCAGGAATTGGTCACGGTGTTGTCCGAGCAGATCCGCGACGGCCAACTCAAGCGTGGCGACAAGCTGCCCACCGAATCGGCGATCATGGACGCCCATGGCGTCAGCCGCACCGTGGTCCGCGAAGCCATCTCCCGCTTGCAGGCGGCGGGGCAGGTGGAAACCCGTCATGGTATCGGCACCTTTGTGCTCGACACGCCGAGCCCGAGCGGCTTTCGAATCGACCCGGCTACGGTAGTCACTTTGCGTGACGTGCTGGCGATTCTCGAACTGCGTATCAGCCTGGAAGTGGAATCTGCCGGGCTGGCCGCACTGCGCCGTAGCGATGAACAGCTGGCCGCCATGCGCGCGGCCCTCGATGCCCTGAATGAAAGCGCGGCGCACGCCGGTGATGCAGTGGCCTCGGACTTCGCATTCCACCTGGAAATTGCGTTGTCCACCGGCAACCGCTACTTCACCGACATCATGACCCACCTGGGCACCAGCATCATCCCGCGTACGCGCCTGAACTCGGCACGCCTGGCCCATGATGACCACCAGCACTACATGGGGCGCCTGAGCCGCGAACACGAAGAAATTTATGAGGCGATTGCCCGCCAGGATTCGGATGCGGCGAGGGCGGCGATGCGCTTGCACCTGACCAATAGCCGTGAGCGGCTGCGCCATGCTCATGAAGAGGCTGAAAGGGCAGGCTGA
- a CDS encoding phospholipase, translating to MSGPELAAPAKKPPTLRFEGGEHTAIGDDTLLRFSKDAPAIPARQVELHLPNGLALTYGQVIALGGDFYGIPGQPINEGTSPADRMQRFSAAFNSLAVLPASRDEAPKILAVMQKEINAVNQAIKDGKQAHEAYDALGDTLSEEWNRITGGGSAVSALIPLGRYLKLAADNADHFGEWAMAAYLAGHTAALQQAVVAHQTGTDQALELAYAMNGFADHFLTDLFSAGHLRVPRKQLAAVVTPGELGSLISRFMHDEDSKFGLKVRNAMGDEWHAYGDKRYFDSIDAANRAQVKRAVQASADEIFETFISGVAPSPANFKAPLYVPDLNAAQNPANNFSPLFKMEGDKVLRRKDVNDLNDKHWTNDWWGWSTYLLLKDYKPNTPA from the coding sequence ATGTCAGGTCCTGAACTCGCAGCACCCGCAAAAAAACCACCTACCCTGCGCTTCGAAGGCGGCGAACACACCGCCATCGGCGACGATACGCTGTTGCGCTTCAGCAAGGACGCCCCGGCAATCCCCGCGCGGCAAGTCGAACTGCACCTGCCCAACGGGTTGGCACTCACCTACGGCCAAGTGATCGCCCTGGGCGGTGACTTTTATGGTATCCCCGGCCAGCCCATCAACGAGGGCACCTCACCTGCCGATCGTATGCAACGTTTCAGCGCCGCGTTCAACTCACTGGCCGTGCTACCGGCCTCGCGGGACGAAGCGCCGAAGATCCTGGCGGTGATGCAAAAAGAGATCAACGCGGTCAACCAGGCGATCAAGGACGGCAAGCAAGCCCATGAAGCCTATGATGCCCTGGGTGATACATTGTCCGAGGAATGGAACCGCATCACCGGTGGCGGCAGCGCGGTGTCGGCATTGATCCCACTTGGACGCTACCTGAAGCTGGCGGCGGACAACGCCGACCACTTCGGCGAATGGGCGATGGCGGCCTACCTGGCGGGGCATACAGCCGCCTTGCAACAGGCTGTAGTGGCCCACCAGACCGGTACCGATCAGGCATTGGAACTGGCCTACGCCATGAACGGCTTTGCCGATCACTTCTTGACCGATCTATTTTCTGCCGGCCACCTGCGCGTGCCGCGCAAACAGCTGGCGGCGGTCGTCACTCCGGGCGAACTGGGCTCGCTGATCAGCCGCTTCATGCACGATGAAGACAGCAAGTTCGGGCTCAAGGTGCGCAATGCCATGGGTGACGAGTGGCATGCCTATGGCGACAAACGCTATTTCGACAGTATCGACGCAGCCAATCGGGCACAGGTCAAACGCGCCGTTCAGGCATCCGCTGATGAGATCTTCGAAACCTTCATCAGTGGCGTTGCGCCCTCCCCGGCCAACTTCAAGGCACCGCTGTATGTGCCGGATCTGAATGCCGCGCAGAACCCGGCGAATAACTTTTCGCCGCTGTTCAAGATGGAGGGAGACAAGGTGCTGCGTCGCAAGGACGTGAATGACCTCAACGACAAGCACTGGACCAATGATTGGTGGGGGTGGAGTACGTATTTGTTGCTCAAGGATTACAAGCCGAATACGCCGGCTTGA
- the kdgD gene encoding 5-dehydro-4-deoxyglucarate dehydratase — translation MNPQELKSILSHGLLSFPVTDFNAQGDFHQAGYIKRLEWLAPYGATALFAAGGTGEFFSLAASEYSQVIKTAVDTCATSVPILAGVGGSTRQAIEYAQEAERLGAKGLLLLPHYLTEASQDGVAAHVEAVCKSVKIGVVVYNRNVCRLTAPLLERLAERCPNLIGYKDGLGDIELMVSIRRRLGDRFSYLGGLPTAEVYAAAYKALGVPVYSSAVFNFIPKTAMDFYHAIAKDDHATVAKIIDDFFLPYLDIRNRKAGYAVSIVKAGAKIVGYDAGPVRTPLTDLLPEEYEALAALIDKQGPQ, via the coding sequence ATGAATCCACAAGAACTGAAGTCCATCCTCTCCCACGGTCTGCTGTCTTTCCCGGTGACCGATTTCAACGCCCAGGGTGACTTCCACCAGGCGGGCTACATCAAGCGCCTGGAATGGCTGGCCCCCTACGGCGCCACTGCTTTGTTCGCAGCGGGCGGCACCGGTGAGTTTTTCTCCCTCGCCGCCAGCGAATATTCCCAAGTGATCAAGACCGCCGTTGATACCTGCGCTACCAGCGTGCCGATCCTCGCCGGGGTCGGTGGTTCGACCCGCCAGGCCATCGAGTACGCGCAAGAAGCCGAGCGCCTGGGCGCCAAAGGCCTGCTGCTGCTGCCGCACTACCTCACCGAAGCCAGCCAGGATGGCGTTGCCGCCCACGTTGAAGCGGTGTGCAAATCGGTCAAGATCGGTGTGGTGGTCTACAACCGCAACGTGTGCCGCCTGACCGCTCCGCTGCTGGAACGTCTGGCCGAGCGCTGCCCGAACCTGATCGGCTACAAGGATGGCCTGGGTGACATCGAGTTGATGGTGTCGATCCGCCGCCGTCTGGGCGATCGTTTCAGCTACCTCGGCGGCCTGCCGACCGCAGAGGTCTACGCCGCTGCCTACAAGGCCCTGGGCGTACCGGTGTACTCCTCGGCGGTGTTCAACTTCATCCCGAAAACCGCGATGGATTTCTACCACGCCATTGCCAAGGACGATCACGCCACCGTCGCCAAGATCATCGACGACTTCTTCCTGCCGTACCTGGACATCCGTAACCGCAAGGCCGGTTATGCCGTGAGCATCGTCAAGGCGGGTGCAAAAATCGTCGGCTATGACGCAGGCCCTGTGCGCACGCCGCTGACCGATCTGCTGCCGGAAGAATACGAAGCCCTGGCCGCGCTGATCGACAAGCAAGGTCCGCAATAA
- a CDS encoding aldehyde dehydrogenase family protein, with protein MSQVKRFENYINGEWVAGADYCVNLNPSELSDVIGEYAKADVTQVNAAIDAARAAFPAWSTSGIQARHDALDKVGSEILARREELGTLLAREEGKTLPEAIGEVTRAGNIFKFFAGECLRLSGDYVPSVRPGVNVEVTREALGVVGLITPWNFPIAIPAWKIAPALAYGNCVVIKPAELVPGCAWALAEIISRAGFPAGVFNLVMGSGRVVGDVLVNSPKVDGISFTGSVGVGRQIAVSCVSRQAKVQLEMGGKNPQIILDDADLKQAVELSVQSAFYSTGQRCTASSRLIVTAGIHDQFVAAMAERMKSIKVGHALKSGTDIGPVVSQAQLDQDMKYIDIGQSEGARLVSGGGLVTCDTEGYYLAPTLFADSEAAMRISREEIFGPVANVVRVADYEAALAMANDTEFGLSAGIATTSLKYANHFKRHSQAGMVMVNLPTAGVDYHVPFGGRKGSSYGSREQGRYAQEFYTVVKTSYIGS; from the coding sequence GTGTCCCAAGTAAAGCGTTTTGAGAACTACATCAACGGTGAATGGGTTGCCGGCGCCGACTACTGCGTCAACCTCAACCCGTCGGAGTTGTCCGATGTCATTGGTGAATACGCCAAGGCCGACGTCACCCAGGTCAACGCCGCCATCGACGCCGCCCGTGCCGCATTCCCGGCCTGGTCCACTTCCGGGATCCAGGCTCGCCACGATGCCCTGGATAAAGTCGGCAGCGAAATCCTCGCCCGTCGCGAAGAACTCGGCACCCTGTTGGCCCGTGAAGAAGGCAAAACCCTGCCGGAAGCCATCGGCGAAGTGACCCGCGCCGGTAACATCTTCAAGTTCTTCGCCGGTGAATGCCTGCGGTTGTCCGGCGACTACGTGCCGTCGGTACGCCCGGGCGTCAACGTGGAAGTCACCCGTGAAGCCCTCGGCGTGGTCGGCCTGATCACCCCGTGGAACTTCCCGATCGCCATTCCCGCCTGGAAAATCGCCCCGGCCCTGGCCTACGGCAACTGCGTGGTGATCAAGCCGGCTGAACTGGTACCGGGCTGCGCCTGGGCCCTGGCGGAGATCATCTCCCGGGCCGGTTTCCCTGCCGGTGTGTTCAACCTGGTAATGGGCAGCGGCCGTGTGGTGGGCGATGTGCTGGTCAACAGCCCGAAAGTCGACGGCATCAGCTTCACCGGCTCCGTCGGTGTGGGTCGCCAGATCGCTGTCAGCTGCGTATCGCGCCAAGCCAAAGTGCAGTTGGAAATGGGCGGCAAGAACCCGCAGATCATTCTCGACGACGCCGATCTCAAGCAGGCCGTCGAGTTGTCGGTACAGAGCGCGTTCTACTCCACCGGCCAGCGTTGCACGGCGTCCAGCCGCCTGATCGTCACCGCCGGTATCCACGACCAGTTCGTCGCGGCCATGGCCGAGCGCATGAAGTCGATCAAGGTCGGCCACGCGCTGAAAAGCGGCACCGACATCGGCCCGGTGGTTTCCCAGGCTCAACTGGACCAGGACATGAAGTACATCGACATCGGCCAAAGCGAAGGCGCGCGGCTGGTGAGCGGTGGCGGCCTGGTCACCTGCGACACCGAAGGCTACTACCTGGCGCCAACGCTGTTTGCCGACAGCGAAGCCGCCATGCGTATCAGCCGTGAAGAGATCTTCGGCCCGGTCGCCAACGTCGTGCGCGTGGCGGACTACGAGGCGGCACTGGCCATGGCCAACGACACCGAGTTCGGTTTGTCGGCGGGCATTGCCACCACGTCGTTGAAGTACGCCAACCACTTCAAGCGCCACTCCCAGGCGGGGATGGTGATGGTCAACCTGCCGACCGCAGGTGTGGATTACCACGTTCCATTCGGTGGCCGTAAAGGCTCGTCCTATGGCTCGCGGGAGCAAGGTCGCTATGCCCAGGAGTTCTACACCGTGGTGAAAACCAGCTACATCGGTTCGTAA
- a CDS encoding MFS transporter: protein MQATKPTHVRYLILLMLFLVTTINYADRATIAIAGSSLQKDLGIDAVTLGYIFSAFGWAYVAGQIPGGWLLDRFGSKKVYALSIFTWSLFTVLQGYVGEFGVSTAVVALFMLRFMVGLAEAPSFPGNARIVAAWFPTAERGTASAIFNSAQYFATVLFAPLMGWIVYRFGWQHVFIVMGVIGIVFSLIWLKVIHSPRQHPMINEAELNHIAANGAMVDMDQDKGKGKKTDGPKWDYIRQLLTNRMMLGVYLGQYCINGITYFFLTWFPVYLVQDRGMTILKAGFIASLPAICGFIGGVLGGVISDYLLRKGHSLTFARKAPIIAGLLVSSSIIACNYVDVEWMVVGFMALAFFGKGVGALGWAVVSDTSPKQIAGLSGGLFNTFGNLASITTPIVIGYIISTTGSFKWALVFVGANALVAVFSYLVIVGPIKRVVLKEPPSKGPELTNLTEAHS, encoded by the coding sequence ATGCAAGCGACCAAGCCGACCCATGTCCGCTATTTGATCCTGCTCATGCTGTTCCTGGTGACCACGATCAACTATGCCGACCGGGCCACCATTGCAATCGCGGGCTCCAGCCTGCAAAAAGACCTCGGCATCGACGCGGTCACCCTCGGTTATATCTTCTCCGCATTCGGTTGGGCCTACGTGGCCGGGCAAATCCCCGGCGGCTGGCTGCTGGACCGATTCGGCTCGAAAAAAGTCTATGCCCTGAGCATCTTCACCTGGTCACTGTTCACCGTGCTGCAAGGCTATGTCGGTGAGTTCGGTGTCTCCACCGCAGTGGTTGCGCTGTTCATGCTGCGCTTCATGGTGGGCCTGGCCGAGGCGCCGTCCTTCCCGGGCAACGCGCGCATTGTTGCCGCCTGGTTCCCGACCGCCGAGCGCGGTACGGCCTCGGCGATCTTCAATTCGGCGCAGTACTTCGCCACGGTGTTGTTCGCGCCGCTGATGGGCTGGATCGTCTACCGCTTCGGCTGGCAGCACGTGTTTATCGTGATGGGCGTGATCGGCATCGTGTTCTCGCTGATCTGGCTGAAAGTTATCCACAGCCCGCGCCAGCACCCGATGATCAACGAAGCCGAGCTCAATCACATCGCCGCCAATGGCGCGATGGTCGATATGGATCAGGACAAGGGCAAGGGTAAGAAAACCGACGGTCCGAAGTGGGATTACATCCGTCAGTTGCTGACCAACCGCATGATGCTTGGCGTGTACCTGGGCCAGTACTGCATCAACGGCATCACCTACTTCTTCCTGACCTGGTTCCCGGTGTACCTGGTGCAGGATCGCGGCATGACCATCCTCAAGGCCGGTTTCATCGCCTCGTTGCCGGCGATCTGCGGGTTTATCGGTGGCGTGCTGGGCGGGGTGATTTCCGACTACCTGCTGCGCAAAGGCCATTCGCTGACGTTCGCCCGCAAGGCGCCGATCATTGCCGGCCTGCTGGTCTCCAGCAGCATCATCGCGTGTAACTACGTTGACGTTGAGTGGATGGTGGTGGGCTTCATGGCCTTGGCCTTCTTCGGCAAGGGCGTCGGCGCACTGGGCTGGGCGGTCGTGTCCGACACCTCGCCGAAACAAATCGCCGGTCTCAGTGGCGGCTTGTTCAACACCTTCGGTAACCTCGCGTCGATCACCACGCCGATTGTCATCGGCTACATCATCAGCACCACCGGCTCGTTCAAGTGGGCCCTGGTGTTTGTCGGCGCCAACGCGCTGGTGGCGGTGTTCAGCTATCTGGTCATCGTCGGCCCGATCAAGCGTGTAGTACTCAAAGAGCCGCCAAGCAAGGGGCCTGAGTTGACCAACCTAACCGAAGCGCATTCCTGA